The Sesamum indicum cultivar Zhongzhi No. 13 linkage group LG6, S_indicum_v1.0, whole genome shotgun sequence genomic interval TCAGGCCCTTCAAGCAGAACTATGTAGGTCTGTAAACTACTCCTTTCTGGACCATCAGCAGCAAATGCAGGCCATGGACTGACACAAAACATGCAAACAAGAATGATAAAAGGCATGAAACCCATGATTAACAGAAGCAATTTCTACAGGTTACAGAAATTAAACTCAGAATTCGTTTGCTCTGTGTTTGGTGTGGATCTCCCTAACTATTTATAGTATTAACGTTGTAGTAATGAATGGCCAGCGTCGTGAATTGCTTATCCTGATAGAGTCAACAGCCAAATTCGAAATTTCCACTCATACTTTTGTATATGTCTTCGCTTgccaaataattattgtaatccACGAATTGAAAATTCATGCTGAAAAGTATAAGGAATTTGACAGGTTTGGCATTTTCTTGGTAATGGATCGGACTGGAACCTTTGGTCCCCGGAatgtgaattattttaaacaacATTAAACGCGTAGCTAAAGGTATTTCTTGTCTAGAAGAAGATGGAATCCCTTTCCATGGATTCATACCTGAAGCTCATAAGCCCGAGTTGAGGAATTTATAcgctttttaaaatattttatattatacttgtaAATTTACATGAGAATAAGTGTTTGGGGAATCTTTTGAAAactaatttataagatttaaatataaaatttgaaaaatttataaaatcttttgagAAAATGTATAGAATTCCTAACTTccttaatttaacaaattcacttaatttaattataaaattattaggtgaatagcaatttacccctgtgatattaaaaatgagcacattacctctctatgaaaaaaatatagcaatttatcctcctatactttttaaaataaagtaatttacctccttatacaggaaggtaagttgcttcattttaaaaattataggggagtaaattgttgtatttcaaaaaatattgggaggtaaatcgctatttatatttttacaaggggataatttgcttatttccGATACCACAGGGGGttgcttcaattttttcctaaaattattattgctaACAATTTTAAGAATTCATTCATCATCTTATAATAATCAAATGGTGaagaatttacttttaaaataaaatctaacatgtaattataatttttaaaaaatattttataagatgtatatgagcttataaaaaaattaaaataagcttGAATTTGAACATCGAAATTGGACTCAAGCCGAGCATAAGTCAATGGTAAGTTTGGCTGGAAAAGATTGGATTTGAATTCTATATTgtaaagaaatacaaaatccTATATTAGTTCCAGTTACAGTGAAGTTCAAGgggaaataattatcatttttcctTCCGTagtttaaattctttttattttttatttaattggttataatattcttacttttgattttgaaatttaaaaaagaaaatattgcgTTTTAGGTCTCATAGCACATTTCAGTtagatatttaatgaaaaaagtcGTGTAACCTTAAGTgcatgagaagaaaaaagcCACTTTTTGAATGTTATAAGACTTTCATGAGACCAAAGTGTAAATGCTCTAACAGTTACGTGCTAAGCACGTggcatttttaataaaaatatttaccgAAAATGTGTCATGAGATTAATAGcactactttttaaaattacgaaattaaaacgaaaattttgtaatcaaTGAAAGCAAAAATAGAAAGAGTATAGATTATGGGATGAAAagtgttatttttcaaaattagacTTGTTTAGAAGTTGAAGACAGTAAGTGTTTCCacataatttgttattttctcccttttccatgaatgtataatattaaattagggtgaattataatgatttttcttgaaatttggcataattataaatatttttatatattttttaaaattataaatactcccaaaggtttgtaatttttgacCAGAGGTCTAAAATATTGTCCAtttgactttattttttaaattattgaaaaaacagTCGAAGCAAAATTACATTGTTGCTACTATGTGTAAAATCGTACCAAACCTCTATCCACcccttttcttctccatttgcagcaaattctatttttctacaagTTTTATGTCCAACCAAAGCCCTTAAATCTCTTAAACCCCATTTTTTAAAGCATTCATccgaaaataaattactattggcTATAATATTAGTGACTATGACTAAAGACTATGGTAAATAGCTATTATTAAGtacgattaaataaaatcgatgcaaaaagTTAGCTTtttcatcatgaaaaaattatttgccacgAAGTGCCATGGTCAAAACATTTACCATGGCTTTTAGTCATGGAAAATGTTTTAACCACTCTCGCAAAAAGCACGGCCAATAATTGTTGTGTGGTTGTGGtgaataactatttattacgACTGTTCGTTATTAACCATGACAATTTTAGTGTTCATTTGTGTTTAGGTTCTTGTATTTTGAAGTGAAGAAGGTATTTGAAGGATAAAGAAGTGATTTCGTCGACTTTCACTGAAGAAAAGCTACGCATGCTTCCCTCCCGTGCTATGATCGTTAAACTTTCTAGTGGTTTTAGTTCATTCAAGTAggatttctttatttttacaacaaaaatcatatttatttatttatttttgtgtattttgaaattgaacCCAATATCTAACtttgaggatttttttttaagttctttattcttttttaaagaaatttatgcGCGATTAATGAACTGCGGATGTGAGATGTCAGATGTAATCCTGAGAGTACACTTCTTTAACCCATTTCATCAAAAGGGTGacccactttttcttttttaaattgaatcaTTCGGGAGTTTTTCGGGTCCTCGtccctttttttattaaaagtgAAAGAAAATCAAGTTTACAATGGGGGAGGTGTTAATCCTAAAAAGCcataaataaggagtactactcacttacaaaaaaatcatcaaaaatataaataaaaagtattactcctttacaataattaaagaaaatagaaataaagagTATTACTCTCTTACAAAATCAAGACATAAAAAGTTGAAGACCATAAAAAGTTGACTCGAGCAAGGTGACCCATTTGTTTGTCCTAGAGTTTGGCTCTCAccctatttttatttggaatatgGAGTTTTGTTAAAGAGACGACAAATTTGGTTTTGTATACTTTGTGCTTGCTTtgattattttagaaaaatatttttgtcttatgtTAGTGGGCAAGCTGTCTTTTTTTTGTCCTGTCTTTGGGAACTTTTCTTCATCTATTGATGAATGATTTATGCACTTGTAATTTCaagtatatatgaattatataataaatatattatatataattagtttaattattattaattttaatagaatatattcGCTGTgtgatgaaaattatatttatgaaatgaaAGTCAGATTGTtagcaaaatatattaataaaagtgagccaatttttaaacattaattccaaaaaaaaaaaaaaactgatttGTCGCCCTCAAAACCACTGCCACTTTCTCTCTAAAATTACGGCGTTGTCACGGCGAGTTATAGGCCACCAAATATATCGTTCGACTCTTCTTGATGAGATCAACATTTCCCCtcaaacaatttcaaattttatcaactgTAGACAATGGACTTTTAAAACGACCATTGCACCTTTCCGCCATCGATTCGTCGCCATCGGAGCGACCCACGATCACGGACCACCACCACTGGACTCGCCTCGACCTAAGGGttctaacgagaccaaccTAGCTCAATTTTATCTAGTATTTATTGAGatctaaaaatttgaaaatttttcgaGCTGAAGTTGTTTGCTGCCGTTTCTCTGCCGTCAGGACGAATCACAGCCTGAGACCACCGCCATTCGAATCCTCTCGTCCAGACAATTTCAACGACCACCAAACTTGCTCATTGTCGTCAACGTTTGACTGAGATTcgaattttttaacttttcactataactttttatttttaatttctgctaAGATTCTTagcattctttttttaattaaaaaaatggcaCCGCGAATCGCGGTGTcatgaaagaatttttttaaaaaaaaaaaaaatttgcgcGTTGATAGAACGCTGGGCGGCTTAAAATcttaagaaaatcaaaatccaCTTTATTTCTGTAATCttttttagcattttttaaataattttttcagaatattttcgATTTCAATTGTTCAAATGTtgattttacatatttttcattgtttttgtttattgatttagttcaaatatagatttacaatttttttgttcttttctttttttttttttttaaacaataacgAGAAAAAATGTGTATGATATGGGGATATATTTTAGggacaaatataaaaaattgaaataataagaagcaagaacaagaatgaTGATATGAAGCCTGCACACAACAGTGATCatatccaattttttaaacaaacgATGTATTTTAGACAGtttaaaaaatgttttaataatgtttttaaaattattgatgtttTTGGGTGTTTGCATCTAGACTgacattttgaattatttatttctgggatatttttaatgaaacgATGTGTTCTTTTTATCAAGTTAGTcgtgaattaattttattattattttcggGTGCGTAATATTGCTAATGAATTAATCTATTATGATGTTCAATTAAACTCAACTAGATTTGTTGCGATTACAATCATCCACtcattttatcttaataagaaaatattacaatttcaCCTAACATTTAACTCTGTCGAATAATTACAATACTTACATCAAGATCCATAGGACATTTCTGTCCACAAAAATtcggaaaattttaaaacttaaacaaaaataattcaatttacataagagcattttggtcaattcacacataaaaaaagatgaaaaattaacTATTTGTCAGACGATTTTAAAACTTAGaagggatatttgtaatttacaaaaaaatacccgtaattatactaaatttaaaaagacatCATTCTGATTTAATATAACACCTAAAAACGaggagtattcataattaggAGTCGTGGACAGTTTTTCCACATGATTTGTTATTCTCTCCGTGTTTCCAGgaatgtattatattattaaaataagtgttaAATTGAGAGTAGAAAGTGAAATTTGATAATTGCTAGTTGACTTGAGTCAACTGGATGGTGTTTGTCCACTTCTAGAGAATGATACAGTTTACTTAGTCAATATTTGGACCAATTTAGCAATATGTGTTAGTAAAATGTTTACATTGatcattagtattttataagtattaatagaaaaatccGCGGCGCAAacgtataataaaaataacatcaaataaaacataggataaattataaccaaTTCTAATcaggtttggcataattacaaatcttaattttaatagtcgTCCAACGTCTATTTCAATCCGTTAGTTTTCGATAAATACTAATCCATTTTCTATAGtgaattaatcaaaatgtCCTTGTAGactgtaatttataattttattacgtTTTAGAATACTTTTTATGAAGAAATTGGagaaatcttttttttttaaataatttttaaaaaatagaaaatacagcgaaagaaaaattgataatttcaagtttttatatcaggattacataatttcattaaacacTAGAGgttattggtaatttttgaaatgatgAGGGAgtctttataattatgttaattctCAGAAACCCAActcgattttgattttgatataattaattattatattgaacTTATTACATTTGGAATTTTGTGCCccaccatataaaaataatagcatatatatatatatataataaattttaatgtctatttaattaattagatacaGTCATTAGAGACCGGCATCTCCCAATGAAAATTCTTGGTCCTTAACGCCggaaattaaacataaattttatgtcaAGTTCCTCTGATTATTATGAATGTTTATGTATTACTTTGATCTTAGTCCAAGATTTGAAGATATCAATCAAAATACTTTAATGCGACTGAAGGAATCGTGTTTCTGGAATCATGTCGTATTGAATGACTTGGACACAGCAAGAAAAACACAACATATTCCTAGTCGATCCCTTGAgggaataatttatgttttctgCAAAATATGTCATCATGAGTTTGTCGTGTCGACGAAATTGGTAAGATTGAGTCACAAAGATATGTAGGTCTATTTTTACAGTagcttattatttatttatttatttttatttcgcTGATGTATTGATATTCAAGATTCACAAGTCTAATGTTggtttttttttgaaaatgtgcTTTCTTGAAGAAAAACTAGTAGCATTGGCTCTAactaaaatatacaatatcaAACGTTAGGACATCCCGTCAAGATGGCCTGACGCATGTCCCATCATTTGGGGCGGCACTTGCCTCTTTAGTTTATCATATTTGACAGGAGCGTAATCTACGAATCTTCCAGAATATTTTGTGGGAGTCGCGAGTTATAGTTGAGTTAGTCATTAAGCAAGTGCAACAGAAACTATTGATGCATTACACTCCTGTCTCTTTAGAAATTGTTTCTGTCTTTCGTATTTGGAAGATTGCTTGGTAGGATTGTTGTTTCTAGTTGTGCTATTTAGATGATGGGCcgtttatatttatgaaatttactttcaacaaagaaaaaaacaaaaaactagaaaaaaagaaagggatgTAGTCTTCTTTCTAGATGCAGAACAATTAAGTTCAACCTTCACTGAACTTTTCCAATATGTTTTCTTCAAGACTTTTGGCATTCTAGAATCTGGATTACATTTTCTGGCAGAATTATTGTGTTGATCTagcaaaaattaagaaaaaatcaaacgaCGGAGTCGTTCTCGATCGTCAAGAATCGGATttcttattacaatttttagctattgcatcttttattctattttacgTATCATACATATCAAGTGTATGAAATcgtttttttgaataaaattgatgacGTAACTTATATACACGAAACACTTTATTATCTGAGGAAGAGAAAATAGGCCCAACTTGAATTGGATTCACAGCACTAAGTAGAACAACACGAAGTTTGGCGATTAAACGGACACATCAAAAACACCGGTGAAAAAGAGTTTGGGATGCAAGATAGAAAATTATTCCCTGAAATTAAAAGTTTGCATGTCTTGTTCACTAATTATTAAACAtggttttatattaaaatcaattaacacgaaattatttttttaatcctttgaatttattcaatattaattttaattctgtatGTATgatctttataaatttagtcctTCAATTTAcgaaattgatgaaatttagtcATTTGACCACCGAAAATTCAAGTTTTGTCCAGAATGCGTGACATGGCAAAACCCTGTTGGGCATTTTTTGGGGGGGTTTTTAATAAACACAAACATATGTTTAAAGCACATTTGTTTGAAGCAGTCAATGTAATTCATTAACGCATGCAATTGCAATCTTCAGAGAAAGACAGTGACTTGATTTCTTTGTCATCATGCTTCACAAAGAATGCATCATGGACACATCAATCtctgggttttttttttctctttctacaAATCACGTTTTGCTTCGTCTGCATATGCAGCTCAGATGAGTTTCACTGATATGACACTCCTGACAGTGTGTTTTGTGGAAACCCACAGCAAATACCCTTGAGAAAATGTATTGGAAATGTTACTGCTGCGGCTGAATGTCACAGAATATGTTGCTTTCTCTCCCACCCTTGTGAAAGACAGCTTCGCAGGCTGGACACTGATGCTTACTCCTTGCGGTTCAACAATCTTTACTGTATAGTATGACACTGCCTCACCAACGTTAGTCACTGTCCTAGTGAAAGTTTGAGATGATCCAAGTGTAGCGGAAAACGAGGGGTAGTTTAGCTGTCCTTCAGGGATTTTCGATGTGCAATGGACTGATTTATGTGCGATTATCCCGACTTGTTCGTCTGTATATCCCAGGCCACACAGGTAAGGAATGTAGTCGTCTGCTGCGATGTCGTAAACTAGTCCAGGATCATTAGCCTTTGACGGGTTAACATGGCCGGCCCCTGTTGCAAAAATGTCTGCTGGAGTTAGTCTTTCATCGACGATTGATGTGCCTTTAATGTTAACGAGATCAGCTGTAGTCATAATAGCTGATTTTATGGCTGCCGGGGACCAGTAGGGGTGGGCGCTCTTGAGCAAAGCTGCCACGCCACTGAGGTGAGGGCACGACATGGATGTGCCTGACTCGACGTTAAATGTCAGTTTCGAGTTTGTGGATCCGTCCAGGGGAAAGGGCCATGCAGCTATGATGTTCACGCCTGGACCAATGATGTCTGGTTTCAGAATCCCTGGAGTCGCCAAGCTTGGACCTCTTGAGGAGAATGAAGCAACAATGGGGGCTAATGGATCTCCAATTACTGTCCCCTTGAACAAGATTGTGGCCGTTGGAGACGTTGTTGAGTTTATATAGGCTTTGATCTTCAGTCCAGAAGAATAGGCCACATGCGTGGCAGGAAGAACGTGAGCATCAGCAGACGTGCTGAAGCCATCGGACTGTTGGTTGGCCAGTATCATGGCTGCACCACCGGCATTTTTCACTTCTCGGCCTTTATCCAATCTTGCTATTCCTCCTCCCCTGTCGCACAATACTACCTTTCCTTTGACATCAACGCCAGACAAGGATCCATTAGCGCAGAATGCAGAATCTTGTTTCCCATTAGAACCAGCGTAAACAAGAGGCAATAGCGTTGGAGGGAAGTCCTTGGGCTGGAACACAGATTCACCATCAAATTCTTGGCCATCTCCAAGTTTTGCCGTGGCTCTGATGCTTCGGTCAATAGTGCTCGCTCCAACTGTGAGAATCCAGGGGGCCTCATTGGATATCGTCTGCTGAGAAGGGCCAGAGTTTCCTCCTGCACAACTTACAAATATTCCTTTCTGAGCAGCTGCAAATGATCCTACGGCTAAATTGTCGTTGTAAAATGGAGTTGACTCCTCCCCAAGGGATATAGAGAGTACATCCACACCGTCCTCAACAGCAGCATCAAGGCCAGCTAATATGTCACTTTCAGGGCAGTCTGGTCCAAAGCAGACTTTGTATATTGCCAAGTGAGCTTGAGGTGCAATCCCAACTGCCGTGCCATATGCATTTCCAAGAGCACTAGCATTTTGGACAAATCCACCTGCAGCTGTGCTAGCCGTGTGCGTTCCATGTCCATCGTCATCAAGTGGCGTCTCCGCCTCTAAACTTGAGGCATTTGCTGCTAAATTAAACGATCTTGCACCAATAAGTTTGTTGTTACACTCCGTTGCCTTAAATTCACACTTTCCCTTCCATTTAGCCGGTGGAGGCGGCATATCTTCACCACTAAATGAAGGATGACTGGGGAAAATCCCAGTGTCAAGCACTCCAACAATAACTCCCTTACCATAATTGGATTTTTTCCAGAATCCCATTTCTTGGTGCAATCCAAGAAAATTGGGAGAATGGGTTGTCAACGGACGGTACATCCTCTCTAGACGTGCCGAAATGAAACCATCCTTCTCCTTCATGGCCTCAACTTCTTCAGCAGTCAGCCTTGCTGAGAAGCCACTGATCACATTTCGGTATGAGTAAAGTAATGGTTGACGATCAGCAGACGAAACTGCAGTTCTAACAGGCAGGAAAGACTGGTGGTAGCTCTTCATGTCGTCAAGTTGAACTTCCAAACGGCCCTCCGGCTTCTTCACGTGCACAATGTATGTTTCCAAGTTGCCTTTTTCGACAGTAGGACGAAGTTCATCAGCAAGGGCTAGCGtacaaaagagagaaaaaacgGCAATAAGAGCGTAGAATAATTTAGGCAGAGCCATGACAATAACTAGCTAAGACCGTGGCTTGTGTGCTTGTTTAACTTGTTaagttcaaatatttatagcCTTGTGCGGAGAAGAAACGGCCGGCCGTACATCTTTCAGACACgcttatttatagaaatatgatttttcattatggctaactattataattaaatatgaaaatcataactaaatattaattactcaCGACCACGTAACATCTATTGTCGTTATTTCTCCATTCAAAGCCAAATCATTAGTATAACTCAAGCCTCCAGCAAGTGTTTTTGCATAGTCATGACAAACATTGATCAAcaattgttgatttttaaGTTTTCGAATCAATTTTGTCGGACtgtaagtataaaatattaattttttctaatttttaaatcgtaattatttataatatagaaaataatttattattgatttattagtagaataatttgtaa includes:
- the LOC105164252 gene encoding subtilisin-like protease SBT1.2, which translates into the protein MALPKLFYALIAVFSLFCTLALADELRPTVEKGNLETYIVHVKKPEGRLEVQLDDMKSYHQSFLPVRTAVSSADRQPLLYSYRNVISGFSARLTAEEVEAMKEKDGFISARLERMYRPLTTHSPNFLGLHQEMGFWKKSNYGKGVIVGVLDTGIFPSHPSFSGEDMPPPPAKWKGKCEFKATECNNKLIGARSFNLAANASSLEAETPLDDDGHGTHTASTAAGGFVQNASALGNAYGTAVGIAPQAHLAIYKVCFGPDCPESDILAGLDAAVEDGVDVLSISLGEESTPFYNDNLAVGSFAAAQKGIFVSCAGGNSGPSQQTISNEAPWILTVGASTIDRSIRATAKLGDGQEFDGESVFQPKDFPPTLLPLVYAGSNGKQDSAFCANGSLSGVDVKGKVVLCDRGGGIARLDKGREVKNAGGAAMILANQQSDGFSTSADAHVLPATHVAYSSGLKIKAYINSTTSPTATILFKGTVIGDPLAPIVASFSSRGPSLATPGILKPDIIGPGVNIIAAWPFPLDGSTNSKLTFNVESGTSMSCPHLSGVAALLKSAHPYWSPAAIKSAIMTTADLVNIKGTSIVDERLTPADIFATGAGHVNPSKANDPGLVYDIAADDYIPYLCGLGYTDEQVGIIAHKSVHCTSKIPEGQLNYPSFSATLGSSQTFTRTVTNVGEAVSYYTVKIVEPQGVSISVQPAKLSFTRVGEKATYSVTFSRSSNISNTFSQGYLLWVSTKHTVRSVISVKLI